A stretch of the Methylacidiphilum caldifontis genome encodes the following:
- the lgt gene encoding prolipoprotein diacylglyceryl transferase has translation MIAYFVHHLSPFLIQFSNGFGIRYYGLSYALGFFFLWLGMRWQRKHGLLELSTRQIDDLVFWIALGGVMIGGRLGYCLLYDFFHTVREPWFVFQIWKGGMSSHGGILGVLIVLFWASRKWKVPFFHIADAAVWLAPVGIFFGRLANFVNGELWGRPTTLPWGVIFPDAPMINGQAVPRHPSQLYEALLEGVVLFGILTYLRFRKKSAGSVSIGFLFSYSLLRILGECFREPDLHIGYYFGFVTQGQILSLFTLALSFVLLYLKKRKILSGSKRSLACKS, from the coding sequence ATGATCGCCTATTTTGTTCATCACCTCAGTCCTTTTCTCATCCAGTTTTCTAATGGTTTTGGCATTCGGTATTATGGACTATCTTATGCCCTTGGGTTTTTCTTCCTGTGGTTAGGGATGAGGTGGCAAAGAAAACATGGATTGCTTGAGCTTTCCACTCGCCAGATCGATGATCTTGTCTTCTGGATAGCCCTGGGTGGAGTTATGATCGGGGGTCGGCTTGGTTATTGTCTTCTTTATGACTTCTTTCATACCGTGAGAGAACCTTGGTTTGTTTTCCAAATATGGAAGGGGGGGATGTCCAGCCATGGGGGTATTTTGGGCGTTTTAATTGTTCTATTTTGGGCTTCCCGGAAGTGGAAAGTCCCTTTTTTCCATATCGCTGATGCAGCTGTTTGGTTGGCCCCTGTGGGTATATTTTTTGGAAGGTTGGCCAACTTTGTTAATGGTGAACTTTGGGGCAGGCCCACCACGCTTCCATGGGGGGTGATCTTTCCGGATGCCCCTATGATTAATGGACAGGCTGTGCCGAGACATCCCTCTCAGCTTTATGAAGCACTGCTCGAAGGAGTGGTACTCTTTGGAATTTTGACTTATTTGCGTTTCCGTAAAAAATCGGCTGGATCCGTTTCGATAGGTTTTCTTTTTAGTTATAGCTTGCTGAGAATCCTTGGAGAATGTTTTCGAGAGCCCGATCTACATATCGGTTATTACTTTGGCTTTGTTACCCAAGGCCAAATTCTTTCCCTGTTTACATTGGCTTTATCTTTTGTTTTATTGTACTTGAAAAAAAGAAAAATTTTAAGCGGTTCAAAGCGATCCCTTGCTTGTAAGAGTTAA
- the cimA gene encoding citramalate synthase: MNTVNPSRLVLYDTTLRDGSQGEAIHFSLSDKLRVAKRLDEFGINYIEGGWPGSNPKDFSFFTHLKDLELKQAKIAAFGSTRRAQLHVEEDPQIKLLLEAQSPVITLFGKSWLFHVLEVLKTTPEENLAMIRDSIKFLKSHGREVIFDAEHFFDGYKADKAYALECIKEAEEAGADYIVLCDTNGGSLPWEIGTITTDVLAHCKTPLGIHTHNDCELAVANALVAVKAGVQQVQGTINGYGERTGNCNLISVIANLELKMGQKVLPPGKLKELRELSLFVDEIANIKPNPRAPFVGKSAFAHKGGTHVNALQKVLRSYEHIDPSAVGNNRRVLVGELSGKSNIILKAKDLGIILEENNPNIQRVLNKIKELEAKGYEFESAEASFALLLKKTLSPYPPFFNLMEYHVSIRQLPSKNYKVCEATVKLSIRGERIYTVAEGDGPVHALDRALREALAKFYPEISQVRLEDYKVRIVDSKEGTASSIRVWVESTDGKKSWSTVGVSHDIVEASWLALFDSIEYWLLKS; encoded by the coding sequence ATGAATACAGTAAATCCGAGCCGATTGGTTCTTTATGATACGACTTTAAGGGATGGGTCTCAGGGGGAAGCCATCCATTTTTCATTATCTGATAAGCTCCGTGTTGCCAAGAGATTAGATGAATTTGGAATAAATTATATTGAAGGAGGATGGCCAGGGAGCAATCCTAAAGATTTTTCTTTTTTTACCCACTTAAAAGATTTAGAGCTAAAACAGGCAAAGATCGCCGCTTTTGGTAGTACCCGTAGGGCTCAGCTGCATGTGGAGGAAGACCCGCAGATAAAGCTACTGCTAGAGGCGCAAAGCCCCGTCATCACCTTGTTTGGCAAAAGCTGGCTTTTCCATGTTCTTGAGGTATTGAAGACTACTCCTGAGGAAAACCTGGCTATGATTAGGGACTCTATAAAGTTTTTAAAATCTCATGGCCGTGAAGTTATATTCGATGCCGAGCATTTTTTTGACGGTTATAAAGCGGACAAAGCCTATGCGCTGGAGTGTATCAAAGAAGCTGAGGAAGCGGGAGCCGATTACATTGTTCTTTGTGATACCAATGGCGGGTCGTTACCTTGGGAAATCGGGACGATTACGACAGATGTCTTAGCGCATTGCAAGACTCCTTTGGGAATTCATACACACAATGATTGTGAGCTGGCTGTTGCCAATGCTCTTGTCGCTGTAAAGGCGGGAGTTCAGCAAGTTCAAGGAACAATTAACGGTTATGGTGAAAGAACTGGAAATTGTAATCTAATTTCAGTGATAGCCAATCTTGAACTCAAGATGGGTCAGAAAGTCCTTCCACCTGGAAAACTCAAAGAACTGAGGGAGTTGTCTCTCTTTGTAGATGAAATTGCCAACATTAAACCCAATCCTAGGGCTCCATTCGTAGGCAAGTCCGCTTTTGCCCATAAGGGTGGAACGCATGTTAATGCCTTGCAGAAAGTGCTGAGAAGTTACGAGCATATTGATCCTTCGGCCGTAGGTAATAACCGAAGGGTTTTAGTGGGAGAGCTTTCTGGCAAATCCAATATCATTCTCAAGGCCAAGGATTTGGGCATCATTTTGGAAGAAAACAACCCTAACATCCAGCGGGTTCTCAATAAAATCAAAGAGTTGGAAGCTAAAGGGTATGAATTTGAATCGGCAGAAGCCTCTTTCGCTCTATTGCTGAAGAAAACACTTTCTCCTTATCCTCCCTTTTTCAATTTGATGGAATACCACGTGTCGATCCGCCAGCTTCCTTCGAAAAATTACAAAGTTTGCGAAGCAACAGTTAAGCTGTCTATTCGAGGAGAAAGGATATACACCGTTGCTGAAGGTGATGGGCCTGTCCATGCTTTAGATAGGGCATTGCGCGAGGCGCTTGCAAAGTTTTATCCTGAAATTAGCCAGGTCCGCTTGGAAGACTATAAAGTCAGGATTGTGGACTCTAAAGAGGGCACTGCGTCATCTATTCGTGTATGGGTTGAGTCAACTGATGGGAAAAAGAGCTGGTCTACGGTCGGAGTTTCGCATGATATTGTAGAGGCATCTTGGTTAGCCCTTTTCGATAGTATCGAATATTGGCTGTTAAAAAGCTAA